The following proteins come from a genomic window of Nostoc sp. TCL26-01:
- the purD gene encoding phosphoribosylamine--glycine ligase, giving the protein MKVLVIGNGGREHALAWKLLQSPQVEQVACVPGNGGTATMARCQNVPLAVDDFAGISQYALAQGFSLVVVGPEVPLAQGITDYLQDQGLLVFGPTRAGAQIEASKAWAKALMQEAGIPTAKAAVFTEAKAAKSYVKNQGAPIVVKADGLAAGKGVIVATTIEQAENAIDTIFQGQFGSAGEFVVIEECLTGQEVSVLALTDGLTIRPLLPAQDHKRIGEGDTGENTGGMGAYAPAPIATPELMARVQTEVLERAIATLKSRGIDYRGVLYAGLMITPDGNFQVLEFNCRFGDPETQVILPLLATPLEELILACVEQRLAELPPIAWHGGASATVVAASGGYPGAYTKGQVITGISQAEATGATVFHAGTKLNQQQQIVTDGGRVLNVTGIGENFEQAIAQAYTGIRAINFSGIYYRKDIGYRVKTAG; this is encoded by the coding sequence GTGAAAGTTTTAGTTATCGGTAATGGAGGGCGGGAACACGCTCTAGCATGGAAGTTGTTGCAATCACCGCAAGTTGAGCAAGTCGCCTGTGTTCCAGGTAACGGTGGTACGGCAACTATGGCACGTTGTCAAAATGTGCCTTTGGCGGTGGATGACTTTGCCGGAATTAGTCAATACGCACTAGCTCAGGGGTTTTCTTTGGTGGTGGTGGGGCCAGAAGTACCTTTGGCTCAGGGAATTACTGATTATTTACAAGATCAGGGATTATTGGTATTCGGCCCTACCAGGGCTGGAGCGCAGATTGAAGCGAGTAAGGCTTGGGCAAAAGCGCTGATGCAAGAAGCAGGAATTCCCACTGCTAAGGCTGCGGTATTTACGGAGGCAAAGGCAGCTAAATCTTATGTAAAAAACCAGGGTGCGCCTATAGTGGTCAAGGCGGATGGTTTGGCGGCTGGTAAGGGTGTCATCGTTGCTACCACGATTGAACAAGCAGAAAATGCCATTGATACCATCTTCCAAGGGCAGTTTGGCAGTGCGGGTGAGTTTGTGGTGATTGAAGAGTGTTTAACTGGGCAAGAGGTGTCGGTGTTAGCTTTGACCGATGGGTTAACGATTCGTCCCTTATTGCCAGCACAAGACCATAAGCGGATTGGGGAAGGTGATACAGGAGAGAATACAGGCGGCATGGGAGCCTATGCCCCAGCACCTATCGCTACACCAGAATTGATGGCACGGGTACAAACAGAAGTTTTAGAAAGAGCGATCGCCACTTTAAAATCTAGAGGGATTGACTACCGTGGTGTTCTCTACGCTGGCTTGATGATCACACCCGATGGCAATTTTCAAGTTTTAGAATTTAACTGCCGCTTTGGTGATCCCGAAACCCAGGTAATATTACCCCTACTTGCAACCCCCCTAGAAGAATTGATTCTGGCTTGTGTAGAGCAGCGTCTAGCCGAGTTACCACCTATCGCTTGGCATGGGGGAGCATCAGCCACTGTCGTCGCCGCCTCTGGTGGTTATCCTGGGGCATATACAAAAGGCCAAGTCATTACCGGCATTTCCCAAGCAGAAGCGACAGGGGCAACAGTATTTCATGCCGGCACAAAGTTGAACCAGCAACAACAAATAGTCACAGATGGCGGTAGAGTCTTGAATGTCACGGGAATTGGCGAAAACTTTGAACAAGCGATCGCCCAAGCTTACACTGGAATTAGAGCCATTAACTTTTCCGGCATATATTACCGGAAGGATATTGGTTATAGAGTCAAAACTGCTGGGTAA
- a CDS encoding pentapeptide repeat-containing protein, giving the protein MIKSWLAAEEIIKDFSLNDLPNWQREQDKVQSIDKYLKTDIAPKPFELVFVEKFAIKDIYIPPKAKLVDASGEIFNLETWVKTILLNPDNLDKVIFIQGNTGRGKSVFCRMFAYTVWRQLHPIWTPILIHFRDIDTSATSLLDIIQAKLQFGLIQNDENWLTNPHTRFLFILDGCDELPHNINLAAFIQQVAEFQQICTNNPEMGHRVMITGGAIALQHIAEFPDNLARVEIVPLDAQLQQQWLNKWTALPTHQGKEPNFLQFLLSHHLADAVNKLAQEPPFLYLLAAMYQDGKLDIHQLGLAKDETTAKINIYQQAIHWLISKSELELNHSHLNHDFTKHQPEAVKRLLAEAAICVVQSGNKSAAMSMLEARLSTEEILKQKLLNKSLKQTLATLCIHASNTPVEGVEFFHQRFSKFLFAERLKTRFKAWTQYYDADEGRVAIIAEDLMNWEIYDLLGYGGLTQEIVDYLMGLLTASQDFPWVELYTRLETFHRQWSRGKFIDSADETLPQKKLRQLQRYGIKGLGQREIDIFTGLNVIILLLELHRYAQAQDHLQNQIIFYPSGQPKENSWTDKLRPIINYSDSIRLETFNRLVGQFLVGVNLPGANLTDTDFSNVDLSNANLNAANLCGATLFQTRFRNANLSHAYIFQAYFGHADISGANLSYSFLSHTDMSYANLSHVNFSGADLRGADLSDTNFSGANLSNADLSGANLSNADLSGTNFSHADLSDHEWGDIHWNENTIWQNIQGLDTAKNVPAALKQQLGLN; this is encoded by the coding sequence ATGATAAAATCCTGGTTGGCAGCAGAGGAAATCATTAAGGATTTCAGTCTTAATGACTTGCCAAATTGGCAAAGAGAACAGGATAAAGTTCAAAGTATTGATAAATATTTAAAGACTGATATTGCACCCAAGCCTTTTGAATTGGTTTTTGTCGAAAAGTTTGCGATTAAAGATATCTATATACCTCCAAAAGCCAAGCTTGTAGATGCGAGTGGTGAGATATTTAATCTAGAAACCTGGGTAAAAACCATACTGTTGAATCCAGATAACTTAGATAAGGTAATTTTTATTCAAGGCAATACAGGTAGAGGTAAAAGTGTTTTTTGCCGGATGTTTGCTTATACAGTATGGCGACAGTTACATCCAATTTGGACACCTATTTTAATTCACTTCAGAGATATAGATACTAGTGCAACAAGCTTGCTAGATATTATCCAAGCAAAATTACAGTTTGGCTTGATTCAAAATGATGAGAATTGGTTAACTAATCCCCACACTCGGTTTTTATTTATCTTAGATGGATGTGATGAATTGCCGCACAACATCAATTTAGCAGCATTTATCCAACAAGTAGCAGAGTTTCAACAAATATGCACAAATAACCCAGAGATGGGACATAGAGTTATGATAACTGGTGGAGCGATCGCTCTACAACATATCGCTGAATTTCCAGATAATTTAGCACGAGTCGAGATTGTCCCTTTAGATGCACAACTCCAACAGCAATGGTTAAATAAATGGACAGCATTACCAACCCATCAAGGCAAAGAGCCAAACTTTTTGCAGTTTTTGCTCAGTCATCACCTAGCCGATGCAGTTAATAAATTAGCTCAAGAGCCACCATTTTTGTACTTGTTAGCAGCAATGTATCAAGATGGCAAATTAGATATTCATCAGTTAGGTTTAGCCAAAGATGAAACTACAGCTAAAATCAACATTTACCAACAAGCTATACACTGGTTAATCAGCAAATCAGAGTTAGAATTAAATCACTCTCATTTAAACCATGATTTTACTAAACATCAACCCGAAGCTGTAAAACGTCTGCTGGCAGAGGCAGCTATCTGTGTTGTACAGTCAGGTAATAAATCTGCTGCTATGTCAATGTTAGAAGCACGTTTATCAACAGAGGAAATACTCAAACAGAAGTTGCTGAATAAATCACTCAAACAAACCTTAGCAACCTTGTGTATTCATGCTAGCAACACACCAGTAGAAGGAGTTGAGTTTTTCCATCAAAGATTTAGTAAATTCCTCTTTGCTGAACGTCTAAAAACCCGTTTCAAAGCTTGGACACAATACTATGATGCTGATGAAGGCAGAGTAGCAATTATTGCCGAAGATTTGATGAATTGGGAAATCTATGATTTACTCGGTTACGGTGGCTTAACACAGGAAATTGTCGATTATTTAATGGGTTTATTAACTGCAAGTCAAGATTTTCCCTGGGTGGAATTATACACAAGATTAGAAACTTTCCATCGGCAATGGAGTCGAGGAAAATTTATCGACTCTGCTGACGAAACTTTACCCCAAAAGAAACTACGACAGTTACAAAGGTATGGAATTAAAGGTCTAGGTCAGCGAGAGATCGATATTTTTACAGGATTAAATGTGATCATTTTACTATTAGAGTTACACCGTTATGCTCAAGCGCAAGATCATCTTCAAAATCAGATAATTTTTTATCCATCAGGCCAACCAAAAGAAAATTCTTGGACAGACAAACTGCGCCCTATAATTAATTACAGTGATTCTATCCGACTGGAAACTTTTAATCGTCTAGTGGGACAGTTTCTGGTTGGAGTTAACTTGCCAGGCGCTAATCTTACCGATACAGATTTCAGTAATGTAGACCTAAGTAACGCTAACCTGAATGCAGCCAATCTTTGTGGCGCGACTCTCTTCCAAACCCGGTTTAGAAATGCTAATCTCAGCCATGCTTACATTTTTCAAGCATACTTTGGTCATGCAGACATCAGTGGTGCAAATTTAAGTTACAGTTTCTTAAGTCACACAGATATGAGTTATGCCAACCTCAGTCATGTCAACTTTAGTGGTGCAGACCTCCGTGGTGCAGACTTGAGTGACACAAACTTCAGTGGAGCTAATCTGAGTAATGCTGACCTGAGTGGAGCTAATCTGAGTAATGCCGACCTGAGTGGGACTAATTTCAGTCATGCTGACCTCAGTGATCACGAATGGGGTGATATTCACTGGAATGAAAATACAATCTGGCAAAATATTCAAGGGTTAGATACAGCCAAAAATGTGCCGGCAGCTTTAAAGCAACAGTTAGGGCTAAATTAA
- a CDS encoding NAD-dependent epimerase/dehydratase family protein, translating to MAKIIVTGAAGFIGSHLAETLLQQGQDVIGIDEFNDYYEPTLKRKNIAHLESSPNFTLIEGDIQFLDWHNILQDVTVIYHQAAQAGVRASWGQGFRSYTERNINATQILLEAAKDAKQLTRFVFASTSSVYGDAETLPTHEGIPPKPVSPYGITKLAAERLCGLYHKNFGVPFVALRYFTVYGPRQRPDMAFHKFFKSVLQDEAIPVYGDGQQTRDFTFVRDAVAANLAAASAPAAVGEIFNIGGGSRVVLAEVLDTMEQIVGQPIKRNHIEKAMGDARHTAADVSKAQKFLGYQPQVSLKEGLIQEWHWVKSLYA from the coding sequence ATGGCTAAAATTATCGTTACAGGGGCAGCAGGGTTTATTGGTTCCCACTTAGCAGAAACACTGCTACAACAAGGACAAGATGTAATTGGTATTGATGAGTTTAACGATTACTATGAACCGACATTAAAACGCAAGAATATAGCTCATTTAGAATCATCGCCTAACTTTACTCTAATTGAGGGAGATATCCAGTTTTTAGATTGGCACAATATTCTTCAAGATGTAACTGTAATTTACCATCAGGCGGCACAAGCAGGAGTGAGAGCGAGCTGGGGTCAAGGTTTTCGCTCATATACTGAACGCAACATTAATGCTACGCAAATTTTGTTAGAAGCGGCTAAGGATGCTAAACAATTAACTCGATTTGTGTTTGCATCTACTTCTAGTGTCTACGGCGATGCGGAAACATTACCCACCCATGAAGGTATTCCACCCAAACCAGTTTCCCCCTACGGCATTACTAAGCTAGCTGCTGAACGTTTGTGTGGACTGTATCATAAGAATTTTGGTGTGCCTTTTGTCGCCCTGCGTTATTTCACCGTTTATGGCCCCAGACAGCGCCCTGATATGGCGTTTCATAAGTTTTTCAAATCTGTTTTGCAGGATGAAGCGATTCCTGTTTACGGTGATGGACAGCAAACTCGTGACTTTACCTTTGTACGTGATGCTGTAGCGGCAAATTTAGCTGCGGCTAGCGCACCCGCAGCAGTGGGAGAAATTTTTAACATCGGTGGTGGTAGCAGAGTAGTTTTGGCTGAAGTTTTAGATACTATGGAACAAATTGTTGGTCAGCCAATCAAAAGAAACCACATAGAAAAAGCGATGGGAGATGCGCGCCACACTGCGGCTGACGTATCAAAAGCGCAAAAATTCCTGGGATATCAGCCACAAGTTTCTCTCAAGGAAGGTTTAATACAAGAATGGCATTGGGTTAAGTCTTTATATGCTTGA
- a CDS encoding helix-turn-helix domain-containing protein produces the protein MSHFFTQDPTLEFYETHESKFLTPFQRKTLLKHLQSNLQPEYRRRIEIILMADVGKSQTQICEILGCSQEMARYWIGLAEAGLAHKWNERPIGRPKIVNAQYLDRLKELVSNSPRDYGYAFSHWTAQWLSKHLAGELGIEISDRHINRLLKQMGLSTKRKTTKPPEINPIPDAAITICDLKTTSEASLNWSFNLLESSNELIRNS, from the coding sequence ATGTCTCACTTTTTTACCCAAGATCCAACTTTGGAATTTTATGAAACTCACGAAAGCAAATTTTTAACACCTTTTCAACGCAAAACTTTACTCAAGCATTTACAAAGCAATTTACAGCCAGAATATCGCCGTCGAATTGAAATTATCTTGATGGCAGATGTGGGTAAATCTCAAACTCAAATCTGTGAAATATTGGGTTGTTCTCAGGAGATGGCGCGTTACTGGATTGGCTTGGCTGAAGCAGGTCTAGCTCACAAATGGAATGAGCGTCCTATCGGTAGACCGAAGATTGTCAATGCTCAATATTTGGATAGATTGAAAGAATTAGTGAGTAATAGTCCTCGTGATTATGGATATGCTTTTAGTCATTGGACTGCTCAATGGTTAAGTAAACATTTAGCCGGGGAACTGGGGATTGAAATTAGCGATCGCCATATTAATCGTCTGCTGAAACAAATGGGGCTTTCGACTAAACGCAAAACAACTAAGCCGCCAGAAATTAACCCCATCCCAGATGCAGCAATTACCATTTGTGATTTAAAAACCACCTCGGAAGCTAGCCTTAATTGGTCATTTAATTTGCTGGAATCGAGTAATGAACTAATTCGTAATTCGTAA
- the nblS gene encoding two-component system sensor histidine kinase NblS: protein MLALLKTIREAIANWWSEFTLQTKLLAAATLVVSLVMSGLTFWAVNTIQQDARMNDTRFGRDLGLLLAANVAPLVADHNLTEVAQFSQRFYSSTSSVRYMLYADDTGKIFFGIPFWEPEVENSLTIERRIEIPEDYATNGEKPMVRQHMTPDGAVTDVFIPLIVDKKYLGVLAIGINPNQTAVISTNFTRDVTIAVFITIWVMVILAGVVNALTITKPIKELLVGVKQIAAGNFKQRIDLPLGGELGELILNFNEMAERLERYEEQNIEELTAEKAKLETLVSTIADGAVLIDNNMQVILVNPTARHIFGWDGVEVVGSNVLSHLPPTVQMEIARTLYEMATGECESAEFRIPFNEPIKRTVRILLTTVLNLQRESIKGIAITVQDITREVELNEAKSQFISNVSHELRTPLFNIKSFIETLHDYGEDLSLDERREFLQTVNHETDRLTRLVNDVLDLSKLESGRSYNFDGVDLAQAIEQTLRTYQLNARDKGIELIQEVFPNLPLIKGNYDLLLQVLANLVGNALKFTPAGGKVAIRTYKLDEKLHSPNQSPQVRVEISDTGIGIGSEDQQAIFDRFFRVENRVHTLEGTGLGLSIVRNIIERHHSKVHLVSEIGIGTTFWFDLAVFEDEAAKRGD, encoded by the coding sequence ATGCTGGCGCTGTTAAAAACAATTCGAGAAGCGATCGCTAATTGGTGGTCAGAATTCACTCTCCAGACTAAACTATTAGCCGCCGCCACTTTGGTGGTATCTCTGGTAATGAGTGGTCTGACCTTTTGGGCAGTGAATACAATTCAGCAAGATGCCCGGATGAATGACACCCGCTTCGGCCGGGATTTGGGGTTGCTACTGGCTGCTAACGTTGCTCCCCTGGTGGCAGATCACAATCTGACGGAAGTAGCCCAATTTTCTCAACGCTTCTACAGCAGCACTTCTAGTGTGCGCTATATGCTCTATGCTGATGACACTGGGAAAATCTTTTTTGGCATTCCCTTTTGGGAACCGGAGGTAGAAAACTCTCTCACCATTGAGCGACGCATCGAGATCCCAGAAGACTACGCCACTAATGGGGAAAAGCCAATGGTACGTCAGCACATGACACCAGATGGGGCGGTGACGGATGTATTTATTCCCCTGATTGTGGATAAAAAATATTTAGGTGTATTAGCGATCGGTATCAACCCCAATCAAACAGCCGTTATCTCTACCAATTTTACCCGTGATGTTACCATTGCTGTATTTATCACCATTTGGGTGATGGTAATTTTGGCAGGAGTAGTTAACGCTTTGACTATTACCAAACCAATCAAGGAACTCTTGGTAGGGGTGAAGCAAATCGCCGCAGGTAACTTTAAGCAGCGCATTGATTTGCCCTTGGGGGGAGAATTAGGAGAGCTAATTCTCAATTTTAATGAGATGGCAGAACGTCTAGAGCGCTACGAAGAACAAAATATTGAAGAACTCACAGCCGAAAAAGCCAAATTAGAAACCTTGGTTTCCACCATCGCTGATGGCGCGGTGTTGATTGACAATAATATGCAGGTGATTTTAGTCAACCCCACCGCCCGCCATATTTTTGGTTGGGATGGTGTTGAGGTGGTGGGTAGTAATGTGTTGTCTCACTTACCCCCAACAGTACAAATGGAAATTGCCAGAACCCTGTATGAAATGGCTACAGGTGAATGTGAAAGTGCTGAGTTTCGCATTCCTTTTAATGAACCCATTAAACGTACAGTCCGCATTCTGTTAACTACAGTCCTCAACTTACAACGAGAAAGCATCAAAGGAATTGCCATCACAGTCCAAGACATCACTCGTGAAGTAGAACTGAATGAAGCGAAAAGCCAATTTATCAGCAACGTTTCCCACGAACTCAGAACACCATTATTTAATATCAAGTCTTTTATTGAAACTTTACACGACTACGGCGAAGACTTGAGTCTAGATGAACGCAGAGAGTTTCTCCAAACCGTCAACCATGAAACCGATCGCCTGACTCGTTTGGTTAACGATGTCCTAGACTTATCTAAACTAGAATCAGGTCGTAGTTATAACTTTGATGGAGTAGACTTAGCCCAAGCGATCGAACAAACACTACGTACCTACCAACTCAACGCTAGAGACAAAGGTATTGAACTCATCCAAGAAGTCTTCCCTAATTTACCACTCATCAAGGGTAATTATGATTTGCTATTGCAAGTCTTAGCTAATCTCGTCGGTAATGCCCTCAAATTTACACCCGCCGGTGGCAAAGTCGCCATTCGTACTTATAAACTAGATGAAAAGCTCCACTCTCCCAATCAATCTCCTCAAGTACGTGTAGAAATCTCCGATACTGGTATTGGCATTGGTTCAGAAGACCAACAAGCAATTTTTGACCGCTTCTTCCGTGTAGAAAACCGAGTTCACACCTTAGAAGGCACTGGATTAGGTTTGTCGATTGTCAGAAATATCATCGAACGGCATCACAGTAAAGTACATCTAGTCAGTGAAATCGGTATAGGTACTACTTTCTGGTTCGATTTAGCAGTGTTTGAAGATGAAGCAGCAAAAAGGGGTGATTAG
- a CDS encoding peptidylprolyl isomerase: MNDLTNVFIAPEEIVNFLKKEMNVKEVYQKILFQKVIWQVAQARGIIVTTEEIEAEANRQRREKRLEKAADTVAWLADQLVTPDDWEMGIRDRLLSQKLAHVLFADKVEAFFRENKRAFEQVSLYQIIVDSPKLAQEIYYQIEDGEISFYEAANRYDVDILRRQKCGYEGKIYRFAFPVDIATVLFKASPKQLIGPLQTQQGYHIFMVDELFSAELTPERYQDILNNMFQQWLVTELNSMLNSLSRDNE; encoded by the coding sequence ATGAATGATCTGACCAACGTATTTATTGCACCAGAAGAAATTGTCAACTTCCTGAAAAAAGAGATGAATGTAAAGGAAGTATACCAAAAGATTTTATTTCAAAAGGTCATCTGGCAGGTAGCACAGGCAAGAGGGATCATTGTCACCACAGAAGAGATTGAAGCTGAAGCCAACCGCCAGCGTCGGGAAAAGCGCCTAGAAAAAGCCGCAGATACAGTAGCGTGGTTAGCAGATCAATTAGTAACTCCTGATGATTGGGAAATGGGTATCCGCGATCGCTTATTATCTCAAAAGTTAGCTCATGTCTTGTTTGCGGACAAGGTAGAAGCTTTTTTTCGGGAAAATAAGCGAGCATTCGAGCAAGTTAGTCTCTATCAAATTATTGTTGATTCACCAAAACTAGCCCAGGAAATTTACTATCAAATCGAAGATGGTGAAATTAGTTTTTATGAGGCGGCTAATCGATATGATGTTGATATTCTCCGTAGGCAAAAATGCGGTTATGAGGGTAAAATTTACCGTTTTGCTTTTCCCGTGGATATAGCTACTGTTTTATTTAAAGCATCACCTAAACAGTTAATAGGGCCTCTACAAACTCAACAAGGTTATCATATTTTTATGGTAGATGAGTTATTCTCTGCTGAATTAACACCTGAAAGATATCAAGATATTTTAAATAATATGTTTCAACAATGGCTAGTGACTGAGTTAAATAGTATGCTGAATTCGTTAAGTAGAGATAATGAGTAA